One window of the Streptomyces sp. ITFR-21 genome contains the following:
- a CDS encoding GNAT family N-acetyltransferase, protein MTNARARAPVGVALRPWSQADFWVLTRTNAPEMTEHLGGPESGQQLAARHLRYLGLDGDRGRMYTVRLSPGGEVAGSIGFWPRHWRGEDVYETGWGILPGFQGRGIAAAAARAVMAQARRAGDRAHLHAFPSVGHAASNAVCRKAGFTLLGETAFEYPKGTFIRSNDWVADLSAAG, encoded by the coding sequence ATGACGAACGCACGGGCAAGGGCACCTGTCGGCGTGGCGCTGCGGCCCTGGTCGCAGGCCGACTTCTGGGTGCTGACCAGGACCAACGCTCCTGAGATGACCGAACACCTCGGCGGTCCCGAGAGCGGGCAGCAGCTCGCGGCCCGCCATCTGCGCTACCTGGGCCTGGACGGCGACCGCGGCCGGATGTACACCGTCCGCCTGTCCCCGGGGGGCGAGGTCGCCGGCTCGATCGGCTTCTGGCCGCGCCACTGGCGCGGCGAGGACGTCTACGAAACCGGCTGGGGCATCCTGCCCGGATTCCAGGGCCGGGGCATAGCCGCGGCCGCCGCCCGGGCGGTCATGGCGCAGGCCCGGCGGGCGGGCGACCGCGCGCACCTGCACGCCTTCCCCTCGGTCGGCCACGCGGCCTCCAACGCCGTGTGCCGCAAGGCCGGTTTCACCCTGCTGGGCGAGACCGCGTTCGAGTACCCCAAGGGGACCTTCATCCGCTCCAACGACTGGGTGGCCGACCTGTCGGCAGCGGGTTGA
- a CDS encoding SRPBCC family protein: protein MPSVSTNVFVPRPATEVFDFLADARNLALWSSGVSSVEAAFVPPGVDAVYCYRYPGRRRRHRLVCADYEPCRRIAFRGQRMWCPLGTQVPLYAFDLLPHADGTLVRLSVTSSLSAGLLLLAPVVAMAWRRDLPVDGRKFCDLLGAAAPVGPAALPAAPQTRGSTTPSGFDYAH, encoded by the coding sequence ATGCCGAGCGTTTCCACGAACGTGTTCGTGCCCAGGCCGGCCACCGAGGTGTTCGACTTTCTCGCCGACGCCCGCAATCTCGCCCTGTGGAGTTCGGGAGTGTCCTCGGTCGAGGCGGCGTTCGTGCCGCCCGGCGTGGACGCGGTCTACTGCTACCGGTATCCGGGCCGGCGCCGCAGGCACCGGCTGGTCTGCGCGGACTACGAGCCGTGCCGGCGGATAGCCTTCCGCGGCCAGCGGATGTGGTGCCCGCTGGGCACCCAGGTGCCGCTGTACGCCTTCGACCTGCTCCCGCACGCCGACGGCACCCTGGTCCGGCTGTCGGTCACCAGCTCGCTCAGCGCCGGCCTGCTGCTGCTCGCCCCGGTCGTGGCGATGGCCTGGCGCCGGGACCTGCCGGTCGACGGGCGCAAGTTCTGCGACCTGCTCGGCGCCGCGGCGCCGGTGGGACCCGCCGCCCTCCCGGCGGCCCCGCAGACACGCGGTTCCACGACGCCGAGTGGCTTCGACTATGCTCATTGA
- a CDS encoding universal stress protein, with product MAEQQVPAHFERGTDGPKVIVAGLDGSDSSWRAAAYASGLARRQHALLALVYVQPYLPGGAALGVPVSQADTGVAEQLLAEIRDAVERVGDDFHVRWEFHTFRGDPYSGLATAADRLTADAVVVGASERAGHRLVGSVAVRLVKAGRWPVTVVP from the coding sequence GTGGCAGAACAGCAGGTTCCCGCGCACTTCGAACGCGGCACTGACGGCCCCAAGGTCATCGTCGCCGGGCTCGACGGCTCCGACTCGTCCTGGCGCGCCGCCGCGTACGCGTCGGGTCTGGCACGCCGCCAGCACGCGCTCCTGGCGCTGGTGTACGTGCAGCCCTATCTGCCGGGCGGAGCGGCGCTCGGCGTCCCGGTGTCGCAGGCGGACACCGGGGTCGCCGAGCAGCTGCTGGCAGAGATAAGGGACGCCGTGGAGCGGGTGGGGGACGACTTCCACGTGCGCTGGGAGTTCCACACCTTCCGCGGAGACCCCTACAGCGGCCTGGCGACGGCCGCCGACCGGCTGACCGCCGACGCCGTGGTGGTGGGTGCCTCGGAGCGGGCCGGGCACCGGCTGGTGGGTTCGGTGGCCGTCCGGCTGGTGAAGGCCGGCCGGTGGCCGGTCACGGTCGTGCCGTGA
- a CDS encoding winged helix-turn-helix domain-containing protein translates to MSNVSPFQSLTAAATAVPAPAGRQRLRAVRPDEAPPAPDFLPPGATWMPAPGHVLPAVAGGAPMVGYLVLVPAEPGPDGAGVPQQPVEEAVDTPVRIDSDRRTAVVDGRQLDLTYLEFELLAHLVAHPHRVHSRDQLVTTVWGYGHVGDGRTVDVHVARLRRKLGAAHRGSIVTVRRVGYKYAPVVTARP, encoded by the coding sequence ATGTCGAACGTCTCCCCGTTCCAGTCCCTCACCGCTGCCGCCACCGCTGTCCCGGCCCCGGCCGGCCGGCAGCGGCTGCGCGCGGTCCGTCCCGACGAGGCGCCTCCGGCGCCCGACTTCCTGCCCCCCGGCGCCACCTGGATGCCGGCCCCGGGCCATGTGCTGCCCGCGGTGGCCGGCGGCGCCCCGATGGTCGGCTATCTGGTGCTGGTCCCGGCCGAACCGGGCCCGGACGGTGCCGGCGTACCGCAGCAGCCCGTGGAGGAAGCGGTGGACACCCCGGTCAGGATCGACAGCGACCGCCGTACCGCCGTCGTGGACGGCCGCCAGCTCGACCTCACCTACCTGGAGTTCGAGCTGCTCGCCCACCTGGTCGCCCACCCGCACCGGGTGCACTCCCGGGACCAGCTGGTCACCACGGTGTGGGGCTACGGCCATGTCGGCGACGGCCGCACCGTGGACGTGCACGTCGCCCGGCTGCGGCGCAAGCTCGGTGCCGCCCACCGGGGCAGCATCGTGACGGTGCGCCGCGTCGGCTACAAGTACGCACCGGTGGTCACGGCACGACCGTGA
- a CDS encoding PASTA domain-containing protein has product MRTRTRAIRTRAATAVVLLAAAAILTACDPDTTGSGGAGHAVVKPVPDLVGKGLQSAQDVAESAGFRRLTSHDSAGRARHQIIDQDWKVCSQKPAAGTRASTDTKLDFGTVKLDETCPAADQAPPTRRRRPRRAG; this is encoded by the coding sequence ATGCGTACCCGCACCCGCGCCATCCGCACCCGCGCCGCCACCGCCGTCGTCCTGCTCGCCGCCGCGGCCATCCTCACCGCCTGCGACCCGGACACCACCGGTTCGGGGGGCGCCGGACACGCCGTCGTCAAACCGGTGCCCGATCTCGTCGGGAAGGGCCTGCAGAGCGCCCAGGACGTTGCCGAGTCGGCCGGCTTCCGCCGGCTCACCAGCCACGACTCCGCCGGCCGGGCCCGTCACCAGATCATCGACCAGGACTGGAAGGTCTGCTCGCAGAAGCCCGCCGCCGGCACCCGGGCGTCCACCGACACCAAGCTCGACTTCGGCACGGTCAAGCTCGACGAGACCTGCCCCGCCGCCGACCAGGCGCCGCCGACCAGGCGCCGCCGGCCAAGGCGGGCAGGCTGA
- a CDS encoding acyl-CoA dehydrogenase family protein: MGDFTLELNDDQQSVRAWIHGFAADVMRPAAAEWDEREETPWPIIQEAAAIGLYSLDFYAQQFFDPTGLGIPMTMEELFWGDAGIALSIVGTGLAAVGVLANGTEEQIGTWVPQMYGDAHDVKVAAFCSSEPDAGSDVAAMRTRAVYDEAAGEWVLNGTKTWATNGGIANVHVVVAVVDPELGSKGHASFIVPPGTPGLSQGQKFKKHGIRASHTAEVVLEDVRVPGSCLLGGKDKLDERLARARERAATGGGESAGRVRNAAMATFEASRPAVGAMAVGTARAAYEYALEYAVGREQFGRPVIDNQGIAFQLADMRTRIDAARLLVWRASWMATAGRPFTSAEGSMSKLFASETAKTVTAQAIQILGGNGYTRDYPVERMHRDSAIYTIFEGTSEIQRLVIARALSGLPIR; the protein is encoded by the coding sequence ATGGGCGACTTCACGCTCGAACTCAACGACGACCAGCAGTCCGTGCGCGCGTGGATCCACGGCTTCGCCGCCGACGTGATGCGCCCGGCCGCCGCCGAGTGGGACGAGCGCGAGGAGACGCCGTGGCCCATCATCCAGGAGGCGGCCGCGATAGGCCTGTACTCCCTGGACTTCTACGCCCAGCAGTTCTTCGACCCCACCGGCCTCGGCATCCCGATGACCATGGAGGAGCTGTTCTGGGGCGACGCCGGGATAGCGCTGTCCATCGTCGGCACCGGGCTGGCGGCCGTCGGCGTGCTCGCCAACGGCACCGAGGAGCAGATCGGCACCTGGGTGCCGCAGATGTACGGTGACGCGCACGACGTGAAGGTGGCCGCCTTCTGCTCCTCGGAACCGGACGCCGGCTCCGACGTGGCCGCGATGCGCACCCGGGCGGTGTACGACGAGGCCGCCGGCGAGTGGGTGCTCAACGGCACCAAGACCTGGGCCACCAACGGCGGCATCGCCAACGTCCACGTGGTGGTCGCCGTGGTGGACCCCGAGCTCGGCTCCAAGGGCCACGCCTCCTTCATCGTGCCCCCGGGCACCCCGGGCCTGTCCCAGGGGCAGAAGTTCAAGAAGCACGGCATCCGCGCCTCGCACACCGCCGAGGTGGTGCTGGAGGACGTCCGTGTCCCCGGCTCGTGCCTGCTCGGCGGCAAGGACAAGCTCGACGAGCGACTGGCCCGGGCCCGCGAGCGGGCCGCGACGGGCGGCGGCGAGTCCGCGGGACGGGTGAGGAACGCGGCCATGGCCACCTTCGAGGCGTCCCGGCCGGCCGTCGGCGCCATGGCCGTGGGCACCGCGCGGGCCGCCTACGAGTACGCCCTCGAATACGCGGTCGGCCGCGAGCAGTTCGGCCGCCCCGTCATCGACAACCAGGGCATCGCCTTCCAGCTCGCCGACATGCGCACCCGGATCGACGCCGCCCGGCTGCTGGTGTGGCGCGCCTCCTGGATGGCGACCGCCGGCCGGCCCTTCACCTCCGCCGAGGGCTCGATGTCCAAGCTCTTCGCCAGCGAGACCGCCAAGACGGTCACCGCCCAGGCGATCCAGATCCTCGGCGGCAACGGCTACACCCGCGACTACCCGGTCGAGCGCATGCACCGCGACAGTGCCATCTACACCATCTTCGAGGGCACCAGCGAGATCCAGCGGCTGGTCATCGCCCGCGCCCTGTCCGGGCTGCCCATCCGCTGA